One region of Peribacillus simplex genomic DNA includes:
- the ltrA gene encoding group II intron reverse transcriptase/maturase, protein MKRIERNKGSHGVDGMRVQNLRPHLATEWYNMKTALLQGTYQPQPVRRIEIPKPNGGVRLLGIPTVLDRFIQQAIAQILTKIYDSTFSENSYGFRPNKQGHQAVRKAKSYITEGYTWVVDMDLEKFFDKVNQDKLMGMLERKIEDKRVLKLIRNFLQAGIMIGGLFHKSEEGTPQGGPLSPLLSNIMLDDLDKELEKRNLRFVRYADDSTIFVKTRKAAKRAMGNISRFIENKLKLKVNYEKSKYDRPWNRTFLGFSFTKSKKNPKVLLAKQTMKRVKKRIREMTSRKLPIPMELRINKLKQYLRGWMGYFALIDTPNVLKNLDSWIRRRLRMCLWKQWKLPRTRVRKLKGLGVPFGKAYEWGNSRKGYWRIAHSPILDKTLNNVYWLHHGLVNLYERYTKLRQT, encoded by the coding sequence TTGAAGCGTATAGAAAGAAATAAGGGAAGCCATGGTGTAGATGGAATGCGCGTTCAAAACCTGAGACCGCACCTCGCAACCGAATGGTACAACATGAAAACAGCCCTTTTACAGGGTACCTATCAACCGCAGCCCGTCCGTCGTATCGAAATCCCGAAACCAAACGGCGGAGTTCGGCTTTTGGGTATTCCAACCGTTCTAGACCGTTTCATTCAACAAGCCATTGCCCAAATATTGACCAAGATATATGACTCAACCTTTTCGGAGAATAGCTATGGATTTCGCCCTAACAAACAAGGGCACCAGGCGGTTCGAAAGGCAAAGTCCTATATAACCGAAGGTTATACATGGGTAGTGGATATGGATTTGGAGAAGTTCTTCGATAAAGTGAATCAGGACAAGCTCATGGGAATGTTAGAGCGGAAAATTGAAGATAAACGAGTTCTCAAACTGATTCGTAATTTCCTTCAAGCAGGCATTATGATAGGCGGACTTTTTCATAAAAGTGAGGAGGGAACTCCGCAAGGAGGTCCGTTAAGTCCTTTATTATCTAATATCATGTTAGACGATTTAGATAAAGAACTAGAGAAACGCAATCTTCGATTCGTAAGGTATGCGGATGACAGTACTATCTTTGTGAAGACACGAAAAGCCGCCAAACGTGCAATGGGAAATATCTCAAGATTCATTGAAAATAAACTGAAGCTAAAGGTCAACTACGAGAAGTCGAAGTATGATCGCCCTTGGAACAGAACGTTTCTCGGTTTTAGTTTCACGAAGTCAAAGAAGAACCCGAAGGTTCTACTGGCTAAACAAACGATGAAGAGGGTAAAGAAACGAATCAGGGAAATGACCTCGAGAAAATTACCGATACCCATGGAACTCCGAATAAATAAGTTAAAGCAATACCTTAGAGGTTGGATGGGGTATTTCGCCCTCATTGATACTCCGAACGTATTGAAGAATTTAGATTCATGGATTCGAAGAAGACTCAGGATGTGCCTATGGAAGCAATGGAAATTGCCAAGAACGAGGGTGAGGAAACTCAAAGGATTAGGCGTCCCATTTGGAAAAGCATATGAATGGGGAAATAGCAGAAAGGGTTATTGGCGCATAGCGCATAGTCCTATTCTAGACAAAACCCTTAATAATGTTTATTGGCTCCATCATGGGTTAGTAAATCTATATGAACGATATACAAAACTACGTCAGACTTAA
- a CDS encoding DUF2653 family protein produces MEVLFNEQDLVDSICIYIAVKESIEPQQVEVDLEFHPSLGLAASTLALGRATRLYEQDIIDAVAVYLQDYHQFVADHLQVNLSFSEKDGFTASIQVLNN; encoded by the coding sequence ATGGAAGTACTATTTAATGAACAAGATCTTGTGGATAGTATTTGTATTTATATTGCAGTAAAAGAAAGCATCGAACCTCAACAGGTAGAAGTAGATTTGGAGTTTCACCCTTCTCTTGGGCTTGCTGCTTCTACTTTAGCATTAGGACGTGCCACACGATTGTATGAACAAGACATCATTGATGCTGTTGCAGTATACTTACAGGACTATCATCAGTTCGTTGCTGATCATTTACAAGTTAATTTATCCTTTTCTGAAAAGGATGGATTTACTGCATCTATCCAAGTATTAAATAATTAG